The Bos indicus x Bos taurus breed Angus x Brahman F1 hybrid chromosome 15, Bos_hybrid_MaternalHap_v2.0, whole genome shotgun sequence genome includes a window with the following:
- the LOC113905010 gene encoding olfactory receptor 56A1 produces MTSPSNYSSAPASKFLLICFPNYQSWQHWLALPFSFLFLLAMGANTTLLITIRLEASLHEPMYYLLSLLSLLDMVLCLTVIPKVLAIFWFDLRSISFSACFLQMFIMNSFLPMESCTFMVMAYDRYVAICHPLRYPSIISDQFVAKASAFIIARNALLLSPVPILSARLRYCGKNVIENCICANLSVSRLSCDNITVNRIYQSVAGWTLLGSDFILIFISYIFILRAVFKLKTEGAAVKALSTCGSHFILILFFSTILLVVVLTNVARKRVPMDILILLNILHHLIPPALNPIVYGFQTKELKQGFQKLLHRGF; encoded by the coding sequence ATGACATCACCCAGTAACTACTCCTCTGCTCCAGCCTCCAAATTCCTCCTCATCTGCTTCCCTAACTACCAGAGTTGGCAGCACTGGCTGGCCTTACCCTTcagcttcctcttcctcctggccATGGGGGCCAACACCACCCTCCTGATCACCATCCGGCTGGAGGCCTCTCTGCATGAGCCCATGTACTACCTGCTCAGCCTTCTCTCCCTGCTGGACATGGTGCTCTGCCTCACTGTCATCCCCAAGGTCCTGGCCATCTTCTGGTTTGACCTCAGGTCCATCAGCTTCTCTGCCTGCTTCCTCCAGATGTTCATCATGAACAGTTTCCTCCCCATGGAGTCCTGCACATTCATggtcatggcctatgaccgctatgtggccatctgccacccacTACGATACCCATCCATCATCTCTGACCAATTTGTGGCCAAGGCTAGTGCTTTCATCATAGCTCGGAATGCTTTGCTGCTTTCACCTGTTCCTATTCTCTCTGCCCGGCTCCGCTATTGTGGGAAAAATGTCATTGAGAACTGCATCTGTGCCAACCTGTCTGTGTCCAGACTCTCCTGTGACAATATCACCGTGAACAGAATCTATCAGTCTGTGGCTGGTTGGACTTTACTAGGCTCAGATTTCATCCTCATCTTCATCTCCTATATCTTTATCTTAAGAGCTGTGTTCAAGCTCAAGACCGAGGGGGCTGCTGTCAAGGCTCTGAGCACGTGTGGCTCCCACTTCATCCTCATTCTCTTCTTCAGCACCATCCTTCTGGTTGTGGTGTTGACAAATGTGGCCAGAAAGAGGGTCCCCATGGACATCCTGATCCTGCTCAATATCCTTCATCACCTCATACCCCCTGCCTTGAACCCTATTGTATATGGGTTTCAAACCAAAGAGTTAAAGCAGGGGTTTCAGAAGTTGTTGCATAGGGGGTTTTAA
- the LOC113905011 gene encoding olfactory receptor 52L1-like yields the protein MHQEWRNYDFLFVSSLSKSLMTTLSNSSWRLIQPSFFLIGIPGLEESQHWIALPLCVLYLLALLGNVTVLFTIWTDPSLHQPMYLFLAMLSGIDLVLASSTAPKTLAVLLVHAHEIGYTVCLIQMFFIHAFSSMESGVLVAMALDRYVAICHPLHHSTILHPRVIGRIGMAVLVRGILLLLPFPILLRRLVFCQATVIGHAYCEHMAVVKLSCSDSTVNRAYGLAVALLVVGLDVLAIGVSYALILQAVLKVPGGEARHKAFSTCGSHICVILVFYVPGIFSFLTHRFGRQVPHHVHVLLATLYLLVPPALNPLVYGVKTQQIRQRVLRVFDIKGQI from the coding sequence ATGCACCAGGAATGGagaaattatgattttctttttgtctcttcccTTTCCAAGTCATTGATGACAACCCTGAGTAATTCCAGCTGGAGGCTGATCCAGCCATCCTTTTTCCTGATCGGCATCCCGGGTTTAGAGGAAAGCCAGCACTGGATAGCACTGCCGCTGTGTGTCCTTTACCTCCTTGCCCTACTGGGCAATGTCACCGTCCTCTTCACCATCTGGACTGACCCATCCTTGCACCAGCCTATGTACCTCTTTCTGGCCATGCTCTCTGGCATTGACCTGGTCCTGGCCTCCTCCACAGCACCCAAAACCCTTGCAGTGCTCCTGGTTCATGCCCATGAGATTGGGTACACCGTCTGTCTGATCCAGATGTTCTTCATTCACGCGTTCTCTTCGATGGAGTCAGGGGTACTTGTGGCCATGGCTCTGGATCGCTATGTAGCCATCTGTCACCCTCTGCACCATTCTACCATCCTGCATCCCAGGGTCATAGGGCGCATTGGGATGGCAGTGTTGGTGCGGGGGatactcctcctcctccccttccccatcttgTTGAGGAGACTTGTCTTCTGCCAGGCCACCGTCATAGGCCATGCCTACTGTGAACACATGGCTGTGGTAAAACTCTCCTGCTCAGACAGCACAGTGAACCGAGCCTATGGGCTGGCAGTGGCACTGCTTGTGGTTGGTCTAGATGTCCTGGCCATTGGTGTTTCCTATGCCCTCATCCTGCAGGCGGTGCTGAAGGTACCAGGGGGTGAGGCCCGACATAAGGCCTTTAGCACATGTGGATCTCATATTTGTGTCATCCTGGTCTTCTACGTGCCTGGAATATTCTCCTTCCTCACTCACCGCTTTGGCCGGCAGGTGCCCCATCATGTCCATGTTCTTCTGGCCACACTCTACCTCCTGGTGCCACCAGCACTCAATCCTCTGGTCTATGGGGTGAAGACTCAGCAGATCCGCCAGCGAGTACTCAGGGTGTTTGACATAAAAGGACAGATCTGA